A genome region from Hippopotamus amphibius kiboko isolate mHipAmp2 chromosome 1, mHipAmp2.hap2, whole genome shotgun sequence includes the following:
- the TAS1R2 gene encoding taste receptor type 1 member 2, producing MGPQNRVVCSLIFLLQALAELTENSEFYLPGDYLLGGLFTLHANVKGIVHLNYLQVPKCKEYEMKVLGYNLMQAMRFAVEEINNDSSLLPSVLLGYEMVDTCYLSNNVQPVLYFLSQDDYSLPIQEDYSHYVPRVVAVIGPDNSDSAITVAHFLSLFLLPQITYSAIIDELGDKSQFPAVLRTVPGADHQTEAMVQLMLHFRWNWIVVLASSDDYGRDNSQLLSERLAHHDICIAFQETLPAPQPNQIVTQQEQERLEAIVGKLLQSTARVVVVFSPDQALYNFFREVLRQNFTGAVWIASESWAIDPVLHDLTELQRTGTFLGIITQSVPIPGFSEFRVRRSQISRPKLKKSSQGATCNQECDTCLNTTESFNTILTLSGERVVYSVYSAVYAVAHALHNLLGCNQTSCHKEVVYPWQLLPEIRKVNFTLLDHQIFFNKQGDLSLHLEVIQWQWDLSQNPFQSVASYQPSKRQLKGIRNISWHTPDNMIPVSMCSKDCQPGQRKKPVGIHPCCFECIDCLPGTFLNRTIDEFDCQPCPSYEWSERKDTSCFKRRLAFLQWHEAPTIAVVMLAALGFLSTLAILIIFWRHFQTPMVRSAGGPMCFLMLTPLLMAYMVLPVYVGPPTVSTCLCRQAFFTLCFTVCISCITVRSFQIVCIFKMAKRLPQAYSYWVRYHGPYVFVAFITVLKMVIVGSSILATTTNPTGRSDPNDPKVMILSCNPNYHRLLLINTSLDLLLSVLGFGFAYTGKELPTNYNEAKFITFCMTFYFTSSVFLCTFMSVYDGVLVTILDLLVTVLNLLGISLGYFGPKCYMMLFYPERNTPAYFNSVIQGYTMGRN from the exons GTACGAGATGAAGGTGCTGGGCTACAACCTCATGCAGGCCATGCGCTTTGCAGTGGAGGAAATCAACAACGACAGCAGCCTGCTGCCCAGTGTGCTGCTGGGCTACGAGATGGTGGACACCTGCTACCTGTCCAACAATGTCCAGCCCGTGCTCTACTTCCTGTCACAGGATGACTACTCCCTGCCCATCCAGGAGGACTATAGCCACTACGTACCCCGTGTGGTGGCCGTCATCGGCCCTGACAACTCCGACTCCGCCATTACCGTGGcccacttcctctccctctttctccttccacag ATCACCTACAGTGCCATCATTGACGAGCTGGGCGACAAGTCTCAGTTCCCAGCAGTGCTGCGCACCGTGCCGGGCGCGGATCACCAAACGGAGGCCATGGTGCAGCTCATGCTGCACTTCCGCTGGAACTGGATCGTTGTGTTGGCAAGTAGTGACGACTACGGCCGTGACAACAGCCAGCTGCTCAGTGAGCGCCTGGCCCACCATGACATCTGCATCGCCTTCCAGGAGACACTGCCTGCGCCGCAGCCCAACCAGATCGTGACGCAGCAGGAGCAGGAGCGCCTGGAGGCCATTGTGGgcaagctgctgcagagcacggcgCGCGTCGTGGTCGTGTTCTCGCCAGACCAGGCCCTGTACAACTTCTTCCGCGAGGTGCTGCGCCAGAACTTCACGGGTGCAGTGTGGATCGCCTCCGAGTCCTGGGCCATCGACCCGGTCCTGCACGACCTCACCGAGCTGCAGCGCACTGGCACCTTCCTGGGCATCATCACCCAGAGTGTGCCCATCCCCGGCTTCAGCGAGTTCCGCGTGCGCCGTTCCCAGATCAGCCGGCCCAAGCTCAAAAAGAGCAGCCAGGGAGCCACCTGCAACCAGGAGTGTGACACCTGTCTGAACACCACTGAGTCCTTCAACACCATCCTCACACTCTCTGGGGAACGCGTGGTCTATAGCGTGTACTCTGCTGTCTATGCTGTGGCCCACGCACTGCACAACCTCCTGGGCTGCAACCAGACTTCCTGCCACAAGGAGGTGGTCTACCCTTGGCAG CTACTTCCGGAGATCCGGAAGGTCAACTTCACCCTCCTGGACCACCAAATCTTCTTCAACAAGCAAGGGGACCTGTCCCTGCACCTGGAGGTCATCCAGTGGCAATGGGACCTCAGCCAGAACCCTTTCCAGAGCGTCGCCTCCTACCAACCATCGAAGCGGCAGCTGAAGGGCATCCGTAACATCTCTTGGCACACCCCCGACAACATG ATCCCTGTGTCTATGTGTTCCAAGGACTGCCAGCCCGGGCAAAGGAAGAAGCCAGTGGGCATCCACCCCTGCTGCTTTGAGTGTATTGACTGCCTCCCTGGCACCTTCCTCAACCGAACTATAG ATGAATTTGACTGCCAGCCCTGCCCAAGTTATGAGTGGTCTGAAAGGAAAGACACCTCCTGCTTCAAGCGGCGGCTGGCCTTCCTTCAATGGCACGAGGCACCCACCATCGCTGTGGTCATGCTGGCTGCCCTGGGCTTCCTCAGCACCTTGGCCATCTTGATAATCTTCTGGAGGCACTTTCAGACGCCCATGGTTCGCTCGGCTGGGGGGCCCATGTGCTTCCTGATGCTGACACCACTGCTGATGGCATACATGGTGCTCCCCGTGTACGTGGGGCCCCCCACGGTCTCCACGTGCCTCTGCCGCCAGGCCTTCTTCACACTCTGCTTCACCGTCTGCATCTCCTGCATCACTGTGCGCTCCTTCCAGATCGTCTGCATCTTCAAGATGGCCAAACGCCTCCCGCAGGCCTACAGCTACTGGGTCCGCTACCACGGGCCCTACGTCTTTGTGGCATTCATCACGGTACTCAAGATGGTCATCGTGGGGAGCAGCATACTGGCCACGACCACCAACCCCACCGGCCGCAGTGACCCCAATGACCCCAAGGTCATGATCCTGTCCTGCAACCCCAACTACCACCGGCTGCTGCTGATCAACACCAGCCTGGACCTGCTCCTCTCCGTGCTGGGCTTTGGCTTCGCCTACACAGGCAAGGAGCTGCCCACCAACTACAACGAGGCCAAGTTCATCACCTTTTGCATGACCTTCTACTTCACCTCCTCCGTCTTCCTCTGCACCTTCATGTCCGTCTATGATGGGGTGCTGGTCACCATCCTGGACCTCTTGGTCACTGTGCTCAACCTCCTGGGCATCAGCCTGGGCTACTTCGGCCCCAAGTGCTATATGATGCTCTTCTACCCAGAGCGCAACACGCCGGCCTACTTCAACAGCGTGATTCAGGGCTACACCATGGGGAGGAACTAG